From a region of the Pseudomonas fulva 12-X genome:
- a CDS encoding glycosyltransferase, with product MRKVLVIGYVWPEPRSSAAGSRMLELLGVFRSQGWQVTFASAAALSTHRADLAQLAIEEVAVALNCDSFDSYVASLQPDLVLFDRFFTEEQFGWRVERAWPAALRVLDTSDLHCLRDARHALLKASQQACDSEAQRQQVGPVQASPQQLYAAMASGDMAQREVAAIYRCDLTLMISEFEMQLLQEQFGVPASLLHDCALMLIPPVLADLPFAERAHFLSIGNFRHAPNWDAVLWLKNALWPLIRARLPQAQLHVYGAYPPPKATALHNPKQGFHVLGWVDDAHRVMAQARVCLAPLRFGAGIKGKLADAMACGTPSVTTRIGSEGMHGELPWPGAVANDAQRFADAAVQLHEDPAAWSQARAHAAPLLADRFDRPRLGAELLARLEQLMDNREQHRQQNFVGAMLRHHQHKSTQYISQWIAAKNARGSLT from the coding sequence ATGCGCAAGGTACTGGTGATCGGCTACGTGTGGCCGGAGCCGCGCTCGTCCGCGGCCGGCAGCCGCATGCTGGAATTGCTCGGGGTGTTTCGCAGCCAGGGCTGGCAGGTCACCTTTGCCAGCGCCGCGGCGCTGTCCACCCACCGTGCTGATCTCGCCCAGCTTGCGATCGAGGAAGTCGCCGTCGCCCTGAACTGCGACAGCTTCGATAGCTACGTGGCGAGCCTGCAGCCGGATCTGGTGCTGTTCGACCGTTTCTTCACCGAAGAGCAATTCGGTTGGCGGGTCGAGCGCGCCTGGCCAGCCGCCCTGCGCGTGCTCGACACCAGCGATCTGCATTGCCTGCGTGATGCCCGCCACGCCTTGCTCAAGGCCAGCCAGCAGGCTTGCGACAGCGAAGCGCAGCGCCAACAGGTCGGCCCGGTGCAGGCCTCCCCGCAGCAGCTGTATGCAGCCATGGCCAGCGGCGATATGGCCCAGCGCGAGGTGGCAGCGATCTACCGCTGCGACCTGACGCTGATGATTTCCGAATTCGAGATGCAGCTGCTGCAGGAACAGTTCGGCGTGCCGGCGAGCCTCTTGCACGACTGCGCGCTGATGCTGATCCCGCCTGTGCTGGCCGACCTGCCCTTCGCCGAGCGTGCGCACTTCCTGAGCATTGGCAATTTCCGCCATGCGCCCAATTGGGACGCCGTGTTGTGGCTCAAGAACGCCCTGTGGCCGCTGATTCGCGCGCGCCTGCCCCAGGCCCAGCTGCACGTCTATGGCGCCTATCCACCGCCCAAGGCCACCGCGCTGCACAACCCCAAACAGGGTTTTCACGTACTGGGTTGGGTCGACGACGCCCATCGGGTCATGGCCCAGGCTCGCGTCTGCCTGGCGCCGCTGCGCTTCGGTGCCGGCATCAAGGGCAAACTGGCCGATGCCATGGCCTGCGGCACGCCCAGCGTGACCACCCGTATCGGCAGCGAAGGCATGCACGGCGAGCTGCCCTGGCCAGGCGCTGTTGCGAATGATGCCCAGAGGTTTGCCGATGCAGCCGTGCAGCTCCATGAGGATCCAGCTGCCTGGTCGCAAGCCCGCGCCCACGCAGCGCCGCTGCTGGCAGATCGCTTTGATCGGCCGCGGCTCGGCGCCGAACTGCTGGCCAGGCTCGAACAGCTCATGGACAACCGCGAGCAGCACCGCCAGCAGAACTTCGTCGGCGCCATGCTGCGACACCACCAGCACAAGAGCACCCA
- a CDS encoding disulfide bond formation protein B, translating to MSRPAPLLLLIALASALMLAGALIAQHVFGWEPCTLCVQIRLWLCLTAVIALLLSAATAARQTWLAVLLWPLLLAASGMALIDNTHVTLIEVGIMESFSCSPFPFYYQILPLHEYWPGVFMSGGVCGMNDYKILGLPFTVWTLASIAALFVLVLATLWRSIRGKR from the coding sequence ATGTCCCGCCCCGCCCCGCTGTTGCTGCTGATCGCCCTGGCCAGCGCCCTGATGCTCGCCGGCGCCCTGATTGCCCAGCATGTATTCGGCTGGGAGCCCTGCACCCTGTGCGTGCAGATTCGCCTGTGGCTGTGCCTGACCGCCGTGATCGCCTTGCTGCTCAGCGCCGCCACGGCGGCACGCCAGACCTGGCTGGCGGTGCTGCTGTGGCCGCTGCTGCTGGCCGCCAGCGGCATGGCGCTGATCGACAACACCCATGTCACCCTGATCGAAGTGGGCATCATGGAAAGCTTCAGCTGCTCGCCCTTCCCGTTCTATTACCAAATACTGCCGCTGCACGAGTACTGGCCAGGTGTGTTCATGAGCGGCGGCGTGTGTGGCATGAACGATTACAAGATTCTCGGCCTGCCCTTCACCGTATGGACGCTGGCCAGCATCGCCGCGCTGTTCGTGCTGGTGCTGGCCACTCTGTGGCGCAGCATTCGCGGCAAACGCTGA